In Archocentrus centrarchus isolate MPI-CPG fArcCen1 chromosome 16, fArcCen1, whole genome shotgun sequence, a single window of DNA contains:
- the mc2r gene encoding adrenocorticotropic hormone receptor, translating to MNDSIMNHSDCPEVVVPNPVFFTIGAVSFAENFLVVVAIIWNRKLHLPMYCFICSLAAFHTIASLTKTWENLMIVFANVGHLEKKGSSETTLDDVIDSLLCMSFLGSFFSILAIAVDRYITIFHALRYHNIMTMQRTGAVLGVIWTVCGGLAVLLIWFFHFKLIMIIFVMLFFICLVIICFLYVYMFMLARSHARKIAALAAGGRNNHQDQQRWGSNMRGALTVTILFGTLVVCWAPFFFHLVIIMMCPTNPYCECYRSLFQLHVVLLMSHALFDPAIYAFRIAELRHTLRKMLFCSDWKLCS from the exons ATGAACGACTCTATAATGAACCACTCGGACTGTCCTGAGGTGGTAGTTCCCAACCCTGTCTTCTTCACCATCGGAGCAGTGAGCTTTGCTGAGAACTTCCTTGTTGTGGTAGCCATCATATGGAACAGAAAACTCCACTTGCCAATGTACTGCTTCATCTGCAGCCTGGCAGCCTTCCACACCATCGCCAGCCTCACCAAAACCTGGGAGAACCTCATGATTGTGTTTGCCAATGTGGGGCACCTGGAGAAAAAAGGATCTTCTGAAACCACGCTGGATGATGTAATCGACTCCCTACTGTGCATGTCATTTTTGGGCTCCTTTTTCAGTATCCTGGCCATTGCTGTGGACCG TTACATCACGATCTTCCATGCACTCCGATACCATAACATCATGACGATGCAGCGCACTGGGGCCGTTCTGGGCGTCATCTGGACAGTATGCGGGGGCTTGGCTGTGCTGCTGATTTGGTTCTTTCACTTCAAGCTCATCATGATCATCTTCGTCATGCTGTTCTTCATCTGTTTGGTGATTATCTGCTTCCTATATGTCTACATGTTCATGTTGGCGCGCAGCCATGCCAGAAAGATTGCAGCTTTAGCAGCCGGTGGCAGGAATAATCACCAGGATCAGCAGCGGTGGGGGAGCAACATGAGAGGGGCCCTGACTGTTACCATTCTGTTTGGGACACTTGTGGTCTGTTGGGcgccattttttttccacctcgTCATCATCATGATGTGCCCCACGAACCCCTACTGCGAGTGTTACCGGTCGCTGTTCCAGCTGCATGTGGTTCTGCTGATGAGCCACGCCCTCTTCGACCCGGCTATATATGCCTTCCGCATCGCTGAGCTCAGGCACACCTTAAGGAAGATGCTGTTTTGCTCAGACTGGAAGCTCTGCTCATAG
- the LOC115794312 gene encoding melanocortin receptor 5-like: protein MNASDESSYQEEVLLGNSTWGYSYYHQNYTLIPPLSDKSSTSKPAACEQVHIAVEVFLILGIISLLENILVITAIVKNKNLHSPMYFFVCSLAVADMLVSVSNAWETIIIYLLNNRQLVVEDHFIRQMDNMVDSMICISVVASMCSLLAIAVDRYVTIFYALRYHNIMTVRRAGCIIGGIWTFCTGCGIVFIIYSDSTPVIICLISMFFAMLLIMASLYSHMFMLARSHVKRIAALPGYNSIHQRTSMKGAITLTILLGIFIVCWAPFFLHLILMISCPRNLYCVCFMSHFNMYLILIMCNSVIDPLIYAFRSQEMRKTFKEIICCYSLRNACTSICALTGKY, encoded by the exons ATGAATGCATCTGATGAATCCTCCTACCAAGAGGAAGTGCTGCTGGGTAACTCCACCTGGGGCTATTCCTACTACCATCAAAACTACACCCTAATCCCTCCACTATCAGACAAGAGCAGCACCTCTAAACCTGCAGCATGCGAGCAGGTCCACATTGCTGTCGAG gtctTTCTGATCCTGGGTATCATCTCACTACTGGAGAACATCTTGGTCATCACAGCTATAGTGAAGAACAAGAACCTACACTCCCCTATGTACTTCTTTGTATGCAG TTTGGCAGTAGCAGACATgctggtgagtgtgtccaaCGCCTGGGAGACTATCATAATTTACCTCCTCAACAACAGACAGCTTGTAGTGGAGGACCACTTCATCAGGCAGATGGACAACATGGTTGACTCCATGATCTGCATCTCTGTCGTTGCATCTATGTGCAGCCTGCTGGCCATCGCTGTGGACAG GTACGTGACTATCTTCTATGCACTGAGGTACCACAACATCATGACAGTGAGGAGAGCCGGCTGTATCATCGGGGGAATCTGGACCTTCTGCACTGGCTGCGGGATTGTCTTCATCATCTACTCAGACTCCACCCCTGTGATCATCTGCCTAATCTCCATGTTTTTCGCAATGCTGCTCATCATGGCCTCCCTCTATAGTCACATGTTCATGCTTGCTCGCTCACACGTGAAGCGCATTGCTGCCCTACCTGGCTACAACTCAATCCATCAGCGCACCAGCATGAAGGGGGCCATCACTCTGACCATCCTCCTGGGGATCTTCATCGTCTGCTGGGCTCCTTTCTTCCTCCACCTCATCCTGATGATCTCTTGCCCACGGAACCTCTACTGTGTGTGCTTCATGTCCCACTTCAACATGTACCTTATCCTCATCATGTGCAACTCAGTGATTGACCCGCTGATCTATGCCTTCAGGAGTCAGGAAATGAGGAAGACTTTTAAGGAGATCATCTGCTGTTACAGCCTGCGAAATGCCTGCACGAGCATCTGTGCTCTGACCGGTAAGTACTGA